The following proteins come from a genomic window of Sorghum bicolor cultivar BTx623 chromosome 3, Sorghum_bicolor_NCBIv3, whole genome shotgun sequence:
- the LOC8078487 gene encoding photosystem I reaction center subunit XI, chloroplastic, with translation MATAYAPMASQVMKSSLQLHSKPRGLSGAALTTTRRPRFTVKAIQPEKATYQVVQPINGDPFIGSLETPVTSSPLVAWYLSNLPAYRTAVSPLLRGIEVGLAHGYLLVGPFALTGPLRNTPVHGQAGALGAAGLVAILSVCLTMYGVASFNEGEPSTAPTLTLTGRKKEADKLQTADGWSKFTGGFFFGGISGVLWAYFLLYVLDLPYYFK, from the exons ATGGCTACAGCTTACGCTCCCATGGCGAGCCAGGTGATGAAGAGCAGCCTGCAGCTGCACTCCAAGCCGAGGGGCTTGTCCGGCGCTGCCCTCACCACCACCAGGCGTCCCCGGTTCACCGTCAAGGCCATCCAGCCCGAGAAG gcgaCGTACCAGGTGGTGCAGCCGATCAACGGCGACCCGTTCATCGGCAGCCTGGAGACGCCGGTGACCTCGAGCCCGCTGGTGGCGTGGTACCTCTCCAACCTGCCGGCGTACCGCACGGCCGTGAGCCCGCTGCTGCGGGGCATCGAGGTGGGGCTGGCGCACGGCTACCTCCTCGTGGGGCCGTTCGCGCTCACGGGCCCGCTCCGCAACACGCCCGTGCACGGACAGGCGGGCGCGCTCGGCGCCGCGGGGCTCGTCGCCATCCTCAGCGTCTGCCTCACCATGTACGGCGTCGCGTCCTTCAACGAGGGGGAACCCTCCACGGCGCCCACGCTCACGCTtacggggaggaagaaggaggcCGACAAGCTGCAGACCGCCGACGGATGGTCTAAGTTCACCGGAGGGTTCTTCTTCGGCGGCATCTCCGGCGTGCTCTGGGCTTACTTCCTCCTCTACGTGCTCGACCTCCCCTACTACTTCAAGTAG